The genome window AAGTGTTAGGTGTTAGGTGTTAAGAAAAAAACTGCTGACTACGGTTCACAGTTCAGGGTTATTTAAGTGACTAAAGTTACAAGTGCCTAAAGTTAATGAATTATTTTTAATGTTTATTATAATTTATGATTTAAAGTCAAGATCAATAAATTAGGATTAAGGAGAAATAGGAAAAAGAAAAGATTAGCCACAGACACACACAGACTTCCATAGACATTTGTCCGAGCGACATGCTCGGACAAAAATAGTCATCGCTTCGCGAAAAGAACCTACTGTTGTTTTGTCCGTGTGTTTCTGTGTGGGTCTGTGGCTGACAACGGCGCCTTTGCGTGAGGCATTTTGGGACAGGATTAGGGATCAGGGAAATTTTATTCCCTTGGTTCTGTTCCTTTTTTAAAAAGGGCTGTTGCCGTGTGTGTTGAATTATCGGATGCGCGCAGGCCGGTTACAGGATCGATGCGCACCTTTATTACATCATCCGGAATATCAAAGTATTGAAAAGGACTGTCTGCAAGCGCCTGTGTCATTAATTCAATCCATATCGGAAGAGCTGCCAGGGCTCCTGTTTCCAGATTCCCGAGAGTTTTGTTTGCATCCATGCCCACCCATACTCCTGTTGCAATTGAGGGAGAAAAGCCGATAAAAAGAGCGTCTTTGTACTGATTTGTGGTGCCTGTTTTCCCAGCAACAGGACATTCGATAACACGTGCTTTCCTTCCGGTGCCCTCCTGAATAACAGTGCTCAGCATATCCGTCATTATGGCCGCACCGGCGCGTGACATGACCGCTCTTTTTTGAGGTTTTACCTGCCAGACAATCCGTCCATTGTCGTCATGCACTTCAGTTACGCCAAACGGCTCTATTCTTTCCCCCCTGTTCGGGAAAACAGCATAGGCGGAAGTCAAATCAATAAGAGTTGTTTCCGATGTGCCAAGAGCCAGGGACAGATCCGGGGAAAGCGGAGATTCAATGCCGAGACTGCGGCCAAAGCGCGCAACGGAATTAGGGCCCAGCATCTCCATGAGTCTGATCGCAGGTATATTTTCTGAAACAGCAAGAGCTGTTCTTAAGGTTATTTCTCCCATATATTTTCCGGAAAAGTTTTCAGGAGCCCAGTCTTTTCCGTTTTTTGCCCCTTTAAAGGCCACAGGAGCATCGAGTATCATCATATTTTGCGGAAAGCCCTGCTCAATCGCGTAAGCGTAAACAACCGGTTTAAACGCAGACCCTGGCTGTCTCCTGGCGCTTACAGCTCTGTTAAAAGGGCTTTTGGAAAAGTCCCTGCCGCCGACCATTGCAAGAATACCGCCTGTCCGCAGATCCAGCGTTATAAGCGCACCCTGAGGATAGGGGTCCCCTTGGCTTTTCATCCTTGTTTCAAGGGCAATCAAACCCTTTGCAACCGCATCTTCGGCCGCCTTCTGAAGTTTAAAAGAAAGGGTTGTATAAACTGTGAGTCCACCCTTATAAAGCCTTGACGAGCCTATAACCTCTTCCAGAGAAGCTTTAACATGCTCAATAAAGTAACCTGCCCCTGTCTCTTTTTCGCTTTGTTCCCCGGCAATAACCGGTTCTTTTACAGCTTCGTCACAGGCTGATGCCGTGATTATGCCTGTATCCTTCATCTGTTTAAGAATAATGTTTCTGCGTTTTAATGCAAGCTCCTTATTAATCAGAGGGGAATACCTCGAAGGAGCCCTGGGCATACCGGCTATTAACGCACATTCGGATAAACTCAGATCTTTTGCAGACTTTCCAAAAAATATTCTTGCGGCAGATTCCACGCCGTATGCGCCGCTTCCAAAGTATACCTGGTTTAAGTACATCTGAAGTATCTCGTCTTTTGTATACCGCCGCTCAAGCTGAAAGGCCAGAACAGCTTCCTTGATTTTCCGCACAAGGGTTTTTCTTGACGTTAAAAAGAGTGTCTTTGCAAGCTGCTGGGTGATTGTGCTTGCCCCTTCAACAAACTCTCCGGCCAGGATATCCTTTATTACCGCCCTCATGATACCTTTCAGATCAACGCCGCTGTGTTTGTAAAAGCTCCTGTCTTCCGTTGCAACCATGGCCTCTTTAAGGAAACAGGGGATATCTTTCAGCAGCACGGGATCCCTTTTTTCAATAAAAAGTTCTGCAAGAACCTTTTTATCAGCCGAATATATACGTGTTACAGCAGGCGGGCTGTATGTTTCAAGGGATCGTATCTGGGGAAAATCGCTGGTTATCGCGAAAATAGCTCCTGCAATAGCTCCGGATACAACCCCTGCAATCAGTATAAATAAAATAAGCGCTTTTTTTCTGTTTTTCGGTTCCAAAGGTCTCCTGTGATTAGAGTATTACTTTTCTTATCAGATCATTTGGAAAGCACTTGGTGGTGATGTTGATGGTTACAATGCTTCCGGGCTGGGCATGCGATAAGGGCCGGCTGTTTTCATCAAAGATATCATCTATTTTATCCTGCCTGGCCGGACCTGTTCTGCTTAAAATTTCGACATTATCACCTTTGTAGAATTTGTTTCTGACCTCAATATTCACACCGTTTCCGCCATTGCTTTCACATACCTTGCCAATAAACAGGCGTCTGTTTGACGGGTTGAGATTTTTATAATTCGGAGACACCTGTTCCGGATCGCCAAAATAAAAACCTGTGCAATAACCCCGGTTATTAATGCCGGCAAGCTCTTTTATCCACTCATCCTTTACCTTGTAACCCGCTGGATCAGCATAATATGAATCGATCGCCTCCCTGTATACCTTTACGGCCGAGGCAATGTAGTTGATCCCTTTCATCCGCCCTTCTATTTTTAAGGAGTCTATTCCTGATTCGATCATTTCAGGAATATGTTCTATCATGCACAAATCTCTTGAGTTGAAGATATATGAGCCGCGATCATCTTCAAATACAGGCATATATTTGCCGGGCCTTAACTCTTCAACAACCGAATATTTCCATCTGCACGGGTGGGAACAAAGCCCGCGGTTGCTGTCCCTGTCAGCCATAAAACTGCTGAGAAGACATCTTCCTGAATAGGAGATACACATGGCCCCGTGCACAAAGGCCTCAACCTCCGCCAGGTTGCGCATGGCGATCTCCTTTATCTCTTTTAAGGAGAGCTCCCTTGCCACATTTACTCTTTTCACGCCAAGATTTTGCCAGAATAAAACGGTTTTATAGTTGGTTGTGTTTGCCTGGGTGCTGAGATGCACCGGTACTTGAGGCATGATAAGCCGCGACTCAAGAAATATCCCCGGATCTGAAATTATGACGGCATCAGGACCGATTGCGCCGATTTCATGAAGATAATCGCTGATTGCCTGCTGTTCGTAATTTCTGGAGTATATGTTGCACACCACATATATTTTAACATTTCTGCCATGCGCAATGTTCACGGCTTTTTGAATTTCATCAAAGGTAAAATTCCCGGACTTGTTCCTGAGACTGAAATCCTTGCCCGCAAGATAGACTGCATCGGCCCCATAATGCATTGCAATTTCAAACTTTTCAAAATTGCCTGCCGGCGCAAGAAGCTCGACCTTATTTTTTGACATTTTCACCACTGAGCACACAGAGATCACAGAGAAACTTTATATACCAAAAAAATTTTAATCACGAAAACACGAAAGTACGAAAACACGAAAAAATTTAATATAACCGCAAAATAATAAAGGAGCCAAATTTATTTTGGCCTCTCCGGCTCTGCGGTGAATAAACGATCAATGGTAAGTTTCAGGCTCTCGTGCCATGATTTGGCTTTAATTCCAAGGCTCTTTTCTATCAGGGAGCAGTCAAGGGCGGAAAAAAGAGGTCTTTTTGCCGAAGTCGGATAGTCAATGGTTTTGATGGGTTCTATCTTTTCTACTTTCATTGCATCATGCCTGCCGGCAATTTTAAATACAGCTTCCGCAAACTCATGCCATGTTGTTATTCCCTGCCCGCAATAATGGTAAGTTCCCCAGATAATTTTTGGTGAAATGCTTATTATTAGACCGGCAATTATCAAAACAGTTGCAGCCAGATCCGCGGCGCTGGTTGGACACCCGTATTGATCACTCACAACCCTTATGGTCTTTTTTTCCCTGCCGAGCCTCAGCATGGTTTTTACAAAATTATTCCCATGCACACCATACAGCCATGAGGTACGCAAAATAATATGTTTCTCTGTTCGGGAACGAACCATTTTTTCCCCCTGTTCCTTGCTTTTGCCATAAACACCAAGGGGAGCGACCTGATCCGTCTCAATATACGGGCTCTTTTTTTGACCGTCAAAGACATAATCGGTAGATATATGAATAAACGGCAGATTTGCTTTTGCGCAAGCTCCGGCAAGATTGTCCGGCCCGTCACTGTTTACCGCAAAGGCAAGGTCCGATTCAGATTCCGCTCTGTCAACATTCGTGTAAGCGGCGGCGTTAACTATAAGAACCGGCTGATAAGCGGACAGAGCATTTTCCACCTGGATTATGTTTGTTATATCTACTTGAGGAAGATCAAGGCCGATTATCTCAAAACCAAAGAGTTGGCCCTGTCTTTGAAGCTCCCATCCAAGCTGCCCCTCTGATCCAATTACTAAAATTTTAATGTTTTTCTCCTTTATATCTCACCGCCGGTCGCTAAGTTTTATTTTTTCGAAGTTGACAGAATCAGTTTTATTTTTTTATAATGAAAATTAATGACTTCGTAAAAATAACATTCCTATCAGATTGTTTTTGATAATGTCAACAAGGCCTCTAATAAAGAATGAATAACAATATATTAATAGTCGACGACGACGCAGGTGTTAGAAAATTGCTACATGATTTCATAGAATTGTCAGAATTCGATGTTTTCAGTGCTTCCAGTGGCGAGGAGGCTCTCGAATTATTAAAAACAACTAATATTTCCGTTGCAATAATCGATATAATAATGCCTGGGATAAATGGTCTTGAGCTTACAGGCTTAATAAAGAAAAACTATGATACAGATGTCATCATAATGACCGGTTACAGCGATAAATACTCTTATGAAGAGGCAATCAGCAATGGTGCAAGCGATATTATTTTTAAACCAATGCACCTTGAGGAGCTGCTGCTGAGGTTAAAAAGAGTATTTAAAGAAAGACAACTCACAAAAGAACGTACAAAAATAGTAAAAAAACTTGAAGAACTTGCAATAACCGACGAACTGACACAACTTTATAATTCGAGGTATTTTTTCAGACAATTGGACACGGAGACTTACAGGTGCAAGCGTTACAAGCATCCACTTTCACTTCTATTTTTAGATGTTGATAATTTTAAAAAATACAACGATACCCACGGACACATTCAAGGTGATAAGGTTCTGACTAGACTCGGCCGGATAATCAAATCTTGTCTCAGAACAATGGACTCTGCTTATAGATATGGTGGAGAAGAATTTACCGTTATCCTTCCGGAAACAAAATGCGAAGAAGCGTTTATTGTTGCAACAAGAATAAAAAAATTGATGGAAACTGAAAAATTTATACCAGTACCCGGCAACATAGTTAACCTGACTATAAGTATAGGTGTCACAAGATATCACCCTGATGAACGAATTTCAAGCTTTGTTGAAAGAGCGGATAAAGCGATGTATATTGCCAAACAAAAAGGTAAAAACCAAGTTGCCTTTTTGTCTTGCTGAAAAAATGCTAACAATTCAGCCACCAAGATACCAAAACACCAAATTTAGGAATTAAGGGATTTAGGAATTGAAGGATGTTGTCACTTTTAATTCCTAAATTCTCATCTCAATTCCCCAATCCCTTACTTAATACGCATGCTCAAGTCCACGCTTCTTGCCGAGTGGGTAAGAGCTCCGGCAGAGATAATATCCACACCGATATCTGCCAGACTATTAAGGCGTTCTATCGTTACCCGACCGGAGACTTCGACCAAAGCCCTTCCGTCAATATGTTTAATTGATTGTTTCATCCTGTCTATGTCCATGTTGTCTAACATGATAACATCGGCGCCGGCCTCTACAGCCTCTTTTACTTCATCCAGGCTGGAAACCTCGACCTCTATTTTAATAAGATGAGAGATATTGTTTCTGATGCGTTTAACAGCCTTTGTTATACCGCCGCAAGCAGCTATGTGATTATCCTTGATCAAAACACCGTCATAAAGTCCCATTCTGTGATTAAAGGCTCCGCCGACACGAACAGCATATTTTTCTAAAACCCTTAATCCCGGCGTTGTTTTACGTGTATCAACAAGGCGAACCTTTTTATTTGCAAGCCTATCCACATATGAACGCACATGTGTGGCAATCCCGGAAAGGTGCTGCAGAAAATTTAAAGCGGTTCGTTCACCGATCAGAAGACTTTGAAGTTTTCCTTCAACCCTTAGAACAATTCCGCCATCCATAACAGTATCGCCGTCTTTGCACTCGGGCTTGAAAATAATTTTCGGATCAAGTTGTTCAAAAACCCGGTAAGCAATGTCAAGCCCGGCAATTACAGCCTTTTCCCTGGCAACGATTACACCATGTCCTCCTGCATCATTAGCCACAAGATTATCCGTAGTAATATCCCCTGACCCGATATCCTCTTTTAGAGCTGTTTTAATCAAATCTTGCATTAAATACATGCAGACCTCGTTAATTTTTAATGAAAAACCCATAACGACTTGGAAATACTGGATTCCGTGTCAAGCACGGAATGACAATTTTGTATGGTTTACGGCTTAGGGTTCATAGTAAAATGCGAATATCGAACAAAGAATGTCGAATGATGAAGTATTAAAACACTTCGACCTTCTGCGGTTCAGCCCCCCCCTCTTTCCTGTTTACTTAGCGCCTTAGCGCCTTTGCGTGAGCACTCTCTCACTCCCTCAATCCCTCAATTTTCTCTATATTTGCCTCTAATTTCCCTTGCTTTTCAAGAAGGATTCTCTGCTTTTCTTTAACCTTTTCAACTACATCCCCGGATGCTTTGTTAATGAAATTTTCATTGCTTAATTTTCCGGATACAACCGTCAGATCATTTGTTAGTTTGCTGATCTCCTTCTCAAGACGATTGATTTCTTTGGTAAAATCTATCATACCTTCAAGTAAAACATAAATAGTGGCATTCTCGACGACCCCTGTGGCCGCCATCTTCGGTTTTTCACCAGGCGACTCGACTAAAAGGGTTTTTAACCCGGCAAGATTTATTATAATGTCTCTATGCTGATTAAGCGCTTCCCGTGTTTTTTCATCCCCTGATTGAACTGAAACATCAAGCAGTAATGACGGGGCAATATTCATCTCACCCCTGATATTCCTGATTCCTGTTATTATTCCGATTATAAGTTCCATTTTTGATTCAGCATCATTATCGCTTCGATAATTAGCGGCATCGGGTCTGTCTAAAGGAAATAAGGCTTTCATTATAGAACCATGCGTTCCCGGAAGTTTATGCCAGATCTCCTCAGTTACAAAGGGTATAAATGGATGAAGCAGTATAAGTGTATCCCGCAAAACAAACCAGAGCACATTCATCGTTGCCTGACGTCTGTCCTCCCCCTGTTTCCCATATAATGAGGGCTTTATCGCCTCCAGATACCAGTCACAGAACTCATGCCACACAAACCTGTAAAGAGCGCCGGCCGCATCATTAAACCTGTAGTTATCAATAGCTTCGGCAACATTTACCGTAACAGAATTGAGCCTGGATAAAATCCACCTGTCAGGAAGAGAGGGGCTGAAGTCTGAAAGCTGAAAACTGAAAGGTTTTGAGTTTTCTTCGGTTATATGCATAAAAGCGAACCGTGAGGCATTCCAGAGCTTATTTATAAAATGACGGTATCCTTCGACTCTGTCTTCGGACATCTTAATATCCCGTCCCTGTGCCGCAAAGGCCGCCAAAGTAAAGCGAAATGCATCGGTTCCATATTTATCGATCACGCTTAGAGGATTGATAACATTCCCCTTTGACTTACTCATCTTTTTGCCCTCAACATCACGCACAAGGGCATGCACATACACATCTTTAAACGGCACATCTTCCATGAAATGGATACCCATCATCATCATTCTGGCAACCCAGAAAAAAAGTATATCAAAGCCGGTAACAAGAACAGATGTCGGATAAAACTTTTTCAATAAAGCTGTTTTTTCCGGCCATCCCATTGTGGAAAACGGCCACAGAGCGGAACTAAACCAGGTGTCCAGCACATCTGTTTCCTGAACAAGCCTTGTTCCTTTGCAGGCCGGACAGGATTCAGGGGTATTAATAGCGACAATAAGCTCCTTGCAATCTTCGCATGTCCATGCGGGAATCTGATGCCCCCACCATATCTGCCGTGATATACACCAGTCCCTGATGTTATTCATCCACTCGAAATAGGTTTTTGTCCATATTTCAGGGATGATTTTTGTATCCCCCTTTTCAACCGCCTGTATTGCTTTTTCCGCAAGCGGCCCGGTCTTTACAAACCACTGCAATGAGAGGTTCGGCTCAACGACTGTCTTGCATCTGTAACAATGGCCCACGCTGTGGTTGTATGGCTCAACTTTTTTCAACAGCCCCGTCTTTTCAAGCTCTTTTATTACGGCATCTCTGCATTTGAACCTGTCAAGCCCTTCAAATTTACCGGCCTCAGGGGTCATTAATCCGTCATCCCCAATAACTTTGACAATCGGAAGATTGTGGCGTTTTCCTATTTCAAAGTCATTTGGATCATGAGCCGGAGTAACCTTGAGACCGCCTGTGCCGAATGTCATATCAACATATCTGTCCCTGATTATCGGTATGGGCTTGTTCACAAGCGGAAGAATCACCCTGTCAGACTCAATACCCAGATACCGCTCATCATCAGGATTAACAGCCAGCGCTGTATCGCCGAACATAGTTTCAGGCCTGGTAGTCGCAATAACTATTCCGCCTGGCCCCTCTTCAAAAGGATAGAGGATATAATAAAGATGGCCGTTGTGATCATCATGCTCCACTTCAATTTCGGCAAGGGCCGTATGGCAACGCGGGCACCAGTTGGTAATATAGTTTCCTCTGTAAATAAGGCCTTCATTATAAAGCCGCACAAAAACCTTGCGCACCGCCTGCGACAATCCTTCATCCATTGTAAAGCGTTCACGCTTCCAGTCACATGAAGCACCAAGACGCTTGAGCTGATTTATAATTGCGCTGCCATACTCACCGCGCCATTCCCATACCGCCTCAATAAATTTATCTCTGCCAAGCTTGTGGCGATCAAGCCCCTCGCTTGCAAGCTTTTTTTCAACAACATT of Anaerolineae bacterium contains these proteins:
- a CDS encoding U32 family peptidase, producing the protein MSKNKVELLAPAGNFEKFEIAMHYGADAVYLAGKDFSLRNKSGNFTFDEIQKAVNIAHGRNVKIYVVCNIYSRNYEQQAISDYLHEIGAIGPDAVIISDPGIFLESRLIMPQVPVHLSTQANTTNYKTVLFWQNLGVKRVNVARELSLKEIKEIAMRNLAEVEAFVHGAMCISYSGRCLLSSFMADRDSNRGLCSHPCRWKYSVVEELRPGKYMPVFEDDRGSYIFNSRDLCMIEHIPEMIESGIDSLKIEGRMKGINYIASAVKVYREAIDSYYADPAGYKVKDEWIKELAGINNRGYCTGFYFGDPEQVSPNYKNLNPSNRRLFIGKVCESNGGNGVNIEVRNKFYKGDNVEILSRTGPARQDKIDDIFDENSRPLSHAQPGSIVTINITTKCFPNDLIRKVIL
- a CDS encoding valine--tRNA ligase; protein product: MSPNMLDKGYKPDDVEKYWYDFWEKEQLFAAVEDDGQKSYSIVIPPPNVTGVLHMGHALNITLQDILCRFRRIRGDNVLWMPGTDHAGIATQNVVEKKLASEGLDRHKLGRDKFIEAVWEWRGEYGSAIINQLKRLGASCDWKRERFTMDEGLSQAVRKVFVRLYNEGLIYRGNYITNWCPRCHTALAEIEVEHDDHNGHLYYILYPFEEGPGGIVIATTRPETMFGDTALAVNPDDERYLGIESDRVILPLVNKPIPIIRDRYVDMTFGTGGLKVTPAHDPNDFEIGKRHNLPIVKVIGDDGLMTPEAGKFEGLDRFKCRDAVIKELEKTGLLKKVEPYNHSVGHCYRCKTVVEPNLSLQWFVKTGPLAEKAIQAVEKGDTKIIPEIWTKTYFEWMNNIRDWCISRQIWWGHQIPAWTCEDCKELIVAINTPESCPACKGTRLVQETDVLDTWFSSALWPFSTMGWPEKTALLKKFYPTSVLVTGFDILFFWVARMMMMGIHFMEDVPFKDVYVHALVRDVEGKKMSKSKGNVINPLSVIDKYGTDAFRFTLAAFAAQGRDIKMSEDRVEGYRHFINKLWNASRFAFMHITEENSKPFSFQLSDFSPSLPDRWILSRLNSVTVNVAEAIDNYRFNDAAGALYRFVWHEFCDWYLEAIKPSLYGKQGEDRRQATMNVLWFVLRDTLILLHPFIPFVTEEIWHKLPGTHGSIMKALFPLDRPDAANYRSDNDAESKMELIIGIITGIRNIRGEMNIAPSLLLDVSVQSGDEKTREALNQHRDIIINLAGLKTLLVESPGEKPKMAATGVVENATIYVLLEGMIDFTKEINRLEKEISKLTNDLTVVSGKLSNENFINKASGDVVEKVKEKQRILLEKQGKLEANIEKIEGLRE
- the rfbD gene encoding dTDP-4-dehydrorhamnose reductase, which encodes MKEKNIKILVIGSEGQLGWELQRQGQLFGFEIIGLDLPQVDITNIIQVENALSAYQPVLIVNAAAYTNVDRAESESDLAFAVNSDGPDNLAGACAKANLPFIHISTDYVFDGQKKSPYIETDQVAPLGVYGKSKEQGEKMVRSRTEKHIILRTSWLYGVHGNNFVKTMLRLGREKKTIRVVSDQYGCPTSAADLAATVLIIAGLIISISPKIIWGTYHYCGQGITTWHEFAEAVFKIAGRHDAMKVEKIEPIKTIDYPTSAKRPLFSALDCSLIEKSLGIKAKSWHESLKLTIDRLFTAEPERPK
- the nadC gene encoding carboxylating nicotinate-nucleotide diphosphorylase — translated: MYLMQDLIKTALKEDIGSGDITTDNLVANDAGGHGVIVAREKAVIAGLDIAYRVFEQLDPKIIFKPECKDGDTVMDGGIVLRVEGKLQSLLIGERTALNFLQHLSGIATHVRSYVDRLANKKVRLVDTRKTTPGLRVLEKYAVRVGGAFNHRMGLYDGVLIKDNHIAACGGITKAVKRIRNNISHLIKIEVEVSSLDEVKEAVEAGADVIMLDNMDIDRMKQSIKHIDGRALVEVSGRVTIERLNSLADIGVDIISAGALTHSARSVDLSMRIK
- a CDS encoding diguanylate cyclase; this encodes MNNNILIVDDDAGVRKLLHDFIELSEFDVFSASSGEEALELLKTTNISVAIIDIIMPGINGLELTGLIKKNYDTDVIIMTGYSDKYSYEEAISNGASDIIFKPMHLEELLLRLKRVFKERQLTKERTKIVKKLEELAITDELTQLYNSRYFFRQLDTETYRCKRYKHPLSLLFLDVDNFKKYNDTHGHIQGDKVLTRLGRIIKSCLRTMDSAYRYGGEEFTVILPETKCEEAFIVATRIKKLMETEKFIPVPGNIVNLTISIGVTRYHPDERISSFVERADKAMYIAKQKGKNQVAFLSC
- a CDS encoding penicillin-binding protein 1A; this translates as MEPKNRKKALILFILIAGVVSGAIAGAIFAITSDFPQIRSLETYSPPAVTRIYSADKKVLAELFIEKRDPVLLKDIPCFLKEAMVATEDRSFYKHSGVDLKGIMRAVIKDILAGEFVEGASTITQQLAKTLFLTSRKTLVRKIKEAVLAFQLERRYTKDEILQMYLNQVYFGSGAYGVESAARIFFGKSAKDLSLSECALIAGMPRAPSRYSPLINKELALKRRNIILKQMKDTGIITASACDEAVKEPVIAGEQSEKETGAGYFIEHVKASLEEVIGSSRLYKGGLTVYTTLSFKLQKAAEDAVAKGLIALETRMKSQGDPYPQGALITLDLRTGGILAMVGGRDFSKSPFNRAVSARRQPGSAFKPVVYAYAIEQGFPQNMMILDAPVAFKGAKNGKDWAPENFSGKYMGEITLRTALAVSENIPAIRLMEMLGPNSVARFGRSLGIESPLSPDLSLALGTSETTLIDLTSAYAVFPNRGERIEPFGVTEVHDDNGRIVWQVKPQKRAVMSRAGAAIMTDMLSTVIQEGTGRKARVIECPVAGKTGTTNQYKDALFIGFSPSIATGVWVGMDANKTLGNLETGALAALPIWIELMTQALADSPFQYFDIPDDVIKVRIDPVTGLRASDNSTHTATALFKKGTEPRE